A genomic region of Cotesia glomerata isolate CgM1 linkage group LG9, MPM_Cglom_v2.3, whole genome shotgun sequence contains the following coding sequences:
- the LOC123271270 gene encoding proteasome maturation protein, which yields MSFNLGSSHEQTESFDMPTGAYGAPDPMIHGLTNPRQNLGVSHPLETSERNFHQNRLQREMVLMRNIQGLHAPIRLAMELKAADQVGRHPFLPSSNVMRDVLLARDEEIGFEDILNPVEFREQMLQPHAVVEKKLRLL from the exons atg AGTTTCAATTTGGGATCTTCTCACGAGCAGACAGAGAGTTTTGACATGCCAACTGGTGCTTATGGTGCTCCGGATCCAATGATTCATGg atTGACAAACCCACGTCAAAATCTTGGAGTCAGTCATCCTCTTGAAACTTCAGAACGCAAt ttCCATCAAAATCGTTTACAACGTGAAATGGTCTTAATGAGAAACATCCAGGGTCTTCACGCTCCAATCCGTCTAGCAATGGAACTGAAAGCCGCTGACCAGGTTGGCCGACACCCATTCTTGCCATCGTCAAACGTTATGCGTGATGTTTTGCTGGCACGTGACGAAGAAATTgg ATTTGAAGATATACTGAACCCAGTTGAGTTTAGAGAGCAAATGCTCCAGCCTCACGCAGTTGTGgagaaaaaattgagattGTTATAa
- the LOC123271260 gene encoding glycerol-3-phosphate phosphatase-like yields the protein MNPINLNTLNNDELSKIMDSFDYILTDCDGVLWHHNNPIARAAEVMNSFVSLGKKVFYITNNSTKSCEEFLEKFNNLKFPAHEDNILCTSYLVAKYLKNKNFQKKVYMIGSAGIAKELDKVGIAHVGLGKDPITSDDLSFKYFKPESDIGAVVVGFDLHFNYLKVLKAATYLNNKDVEFIATNTDEQFPGINNITIPGTGSLVRCVETCSERKPTVMGKPSTYVSEMLSKNYQINPERTLMIGDRANTDILLGKRCNYKTLLVLTGVSTVEHLEKWKKSSDPSELELVPTYYINSIADLLPCLKKN from the exons ATGAATcccattaatttaaatacattAAACAACGATGAATTGAGTAAAATAATGGACTCATTCGATTACATCTTGACTGATTGTGACG ggGTACTTTGGCACCACAACAACCCAATAGCTAGAGCTGCCGAGGTTATGAACTCTTTTGTAAGTCTAGGAAAAAAAGTATTCTACATCACGAACAACAGCACCAAGTCTTGCGAAGAATTCCTTgagaaatttaacaatttaaaatttcctgCGCATGAAGATAATATTTTATGCACTTCATACTTAGTTGCCAAGTAtcttaagaataaaaattttcagaagaAAGTTTATATGATTGGATCtgcag gAATTGCAAAAGAACTTGATAAAGTCGGTATTGCTCACGTTGGCCTTGGCAAAGACCCGATAACGTCAGACGATTTATCATTCAAATACTTCAAGCCAGAATCCGATATCGGAGCCGTTGTTGTTGGATTCGACTTACACTTTAATTACCTCAAAGTATTAAAAGCTGCTACGTACTTAAATAACAAAGATGTTGAATTTATCGCTACTAATACTGATGAACAGTTTCCTGGTATCAATAACATTACTATACCGG GTACTGGAAGTCTCGTGAGATGTGTAGAAACCTGTTCAGAGCGCAAGCCAACAGTGATGGGCAAGCCTTCGACTTACGTCTCCGAAatgttatcaaaaaattatcagataaaTCCTGAACGTACTCTGATGATCGGGGACCGCGCTAACACCGATATTTTGCTCGGCAAACGCTGCAATTATAAAACGTTGTTAGTATTGACTGGCGTAAGTACCGTCGAGCATTTGGAGAAGTGGAAGAAATCGAGCGACCCAAGCGAGCTCGAGTTGGTACCCACTTACTACATAAATTCAATAGCTGATCTGCTTCcctgcttaaaaaaaaattaa
- the LOC123271253 gene encoding beta-1,4-glucuronyltransferase 1 produces MSNHSRTVSLLSVIALCIINITLTFFLLQSPTCDPSEIPEELKYEAVTTWDVESQPEDNKSTQCLPPHTYLNPNMNLINTSHSKENILNLDIRLGRYDNRRLFKTFDTVLIGTRFAELSTTNLVCLATQTSLEKLHSLVQVAHHWTGSISVALYSAGDEEFEALQKYIVYLRKCYTPVLERINFSLAMPRSKLPSKQPRSFEPPMDFGCSRPEATLNDLVNKISKEHTNWRVRNVYPQNHMRNLARKNCQNDWVFLTDIDIIPSIGLANSINLFLRDTERCDKCAYVIPTYEIDTRVRFPGNKTELVRLARKGLARPFHWKVFIHNQYATNFTRWVLDVAPESKNYKNIVTGKAYISHNVTDFEFLYEPFYIAKDIVPPHDERFMGYGYTRNTQVYEMFIAGYQFKVLSPVFTIHWGLQTRKSRSVWRERQNIINRRQFEQFKKEIYTKYMHNTLGLINTFY; encoded by the exons ATGAGTAATCATTCACGAACTGTAAGTTTATTAAGTGTGATAGCCTTATGTATAATAAACATAACCTTGACCTTTTTTCTACTTCAATCCCCGACCTGCGACCCGAGCGAGATCCCCGAGGAATTAAAATACGAGGCTGTGACAACATGGGACGTCGAGTCGCAGCCGGAAGACAACAAGTCAACCCAGTGCCTACCCCCTCACACGTACTTGAACCCCAACATGAATCTAATCAACACCTCCCACTCCAAAGAGAACATCCTCAACCTGGACATTCGCTTGGGAAGGTATGACAACCGGCGACTGTTCAAGACCTTCGACACGGTGCTGATTGGCACCAGATTCGCGGAATTGTCGACGACAAACTTGGTCTGTCTGGCGACCCAGACTTCCTTAGAGAAGCTGCACTCGCTGGTCCAGGTTGCCCACCACTGGACCGGCTCGATTTCCGTCGCTCTTTACTCTGCTGGCGACGAGGAGTTCGAAGCTCTCCAGAAGTACATCGTGTACCTGAGGAAGTGCTACACGCCGGTTCTCGAgcgtattaatttttctctagCGATGCCCAGGAGCAAACTGCCCTCGAAGCAGCCCCGCAGTTTCGAGCCTCCCATGGACTTCGGGTGCTCCAGACCCGAGGCGACTTTGAATGACCTGGTGAACAAGATCTCCAAGGAACACACCAACTGGCGAGTGAGGAATGTTTATCCGCAGAATCATATGAGAAACCTCGCCAGGAAAAATTGCCAAAATGACTGGGTTTTTCTTACGGATATTGATATTATTCCCAGTATCGGGCTTGCCaattcgataaatttatttttacgtgATACTGAACGCTGTGATAAGTGTGCTTACGTTATTCCTACTTATGAAATAGATACCAGGGTCAGATTTCCTGGAAATAAAACTGAGTTGGTCAGATTGGCCCGCAAAGGTTTGGCTAGACCTTTTCATTGGAAGGTTTTTATTCACAATCAATACGCTACTAATTttacaag atgGGTTTTAGATGTAGCACCAGAGTCTAAgaactataaaaatatagttaCTGGAAAAGCGTACATAAGTCATAATGTTACTGACTTTGAATTTCTTTACGAGCCTTTTTATATTGCTAAAGATATTGTACCTCCACATGACGAAAGATTTATGGGCTATGGATACACGCGCAATACTCAA gTTTATGAAATGTTTATCGCTGGTTATCAATTCAAAGTCCTCTCACCAGTTTTCACAATACATTGGGGCTTGCAGACGAGAAAAAGTCGGTCAGTTTGGCGTGAAAGACAAAACATCATCAACAGACGACAATTTGAACagtttaaaaaagaaatttatacaAAGTATATGCACAATACGTTGGGATTGATTAATACATTTTACTAA
- the LOC123271264 gene encoding uncharacterized protein LOC123271264 yields the protein MYLKILVLFLCLELGITFNQTSETPKKLSKSNVTVAEGITLTNASYSSLDTSNKSLIEQRNVKPRKGVISKTIVARKGVETAENSSHLNSSHSLSEISDKHDNNKSVKPKPTVTTVDDLEEEEKVVKKPLKSSDTSNKLNYILPVVATIFLLPIVIVFIMFIYNNYCDCWEKRHYRRMDFLVDGMYNE from the exons atGTATCTGAAGATACTTGTACTGTTTTTGTGTCTAGAACTGGGTATAACCTTCAACCAAACTTCTGAaaca ccGAAAAAACTCTCGAAAAGCAACGTGACCGTAGCAGAAGGAATCACCTTGACCAACGCATCCTACAGTAGCTTAGACACCAGCAATAAGTCGCTAATTGAACAGCGCAATGTGAAGCCACGGAAAGGAGTAATTAGCAAGACAATTGTTGCGCGAAAGGGAGTTGAAACAGCTGAAAACAGTTCGCATTTAAATTCTTCACATTCTTTAAGTGAAATCTCAGACAAACATGACAATAATAAAAGTGTAAAGCCAAAACCAACTGTGACAACCGTTGACGATCTTGAAGAAGAGGAAAAAGTCGTTAAAAAACCCCTAAAATCTTCGGATacttctaataaattaaattatatattacctGTTGTTGCaacgatatttttattaccgattgttattgtttttataatgtttatttataataattactgcGACTGCTGGGAAAAGCGGCACTATCGTCGCATGGACTTCCTCGTTGATGGAAtgtataatgaataa
- the LOC123271266 gene encoding 2-oxo-4-hydroxy-4-carboxy-5-ureidoimidazoline decarboxylase-like — translation MGETKLTIEEINSMSKIEFCKIFGNIVEHSSEATEAIEELRPFEHVSQLENLFCNFIEYLDDSEKEIILKNHPELTGEIYNEKILTTESQNEQKIAGINQMTTEEKIVFNNFNKLYKNKYSYPFVICVRENSIASIISSVESRLKNPRNVELGIAIEEVKKISKLRLKDLVDYS, via the exons ATGGGTGAAACTAAGCTTACTATTGAAGAAATCAATTCAATGTCAAAGattgaattttgtaaaatatttggaaatattGTAGAACATTCATCAGAAGCGACTGAAGCAATTGAAGAGTTGAGGCCTTTTGAGCATGTCAGCCagttggaaaatttattttgtaactttATTGAATATCTCGATGACTctg aaaaagaaattattttaaaaaatcatccaGAGTTGACGGGAgaaatttacaatgaaaaaattttgacaacAGAGTCTCAAAATGAGCAGAAGATCGCGGGAATTAATCAGATGACTACGgaagaaaaaatagtttttaataacttcaataaatt gtacaaaaataaatattcgtacCCATTTGTTATCTGTGTACGCGAAAACTCTATAGCTTCGATAATTTCATCTGTTGAATCGCGGTTGAAGAATCCGCGAAATGTCGAGTTGGGTATCGCAATAGaagaagtcaaaaaaataagcaaGCTGCGCTTGAAAGATCTGGTTGACTATTCttga
- the LOC123271252 gene encoding membrane-bound transcription factor site-2 protease isoform X2, which translates to MSAVDFLIVIGFIHCSLFFINILFRSCLHYPYFLFMKNTGLEIKPFRIVWFTSFFNRKIIKWSMEKTKLLSLWFNLGVIISIILLPIALGVLIKMTLSNFVNKSTGDTADVNWQLEPMIPGINVPVSDIQYYIITLGICSLFHELGHAVAASHENVQIYGVGFILALVLPIAYVSINQEQLKSLKVPGQLRILCAGVWHNIVLAAVAAAIFYLNSWIWIPLFVSNSGVFVTSIAMNSPLLGARGLEARNIIFKINNCEVKNNDDWYNCLLQTIKEPTPGYCVKQNIIEENDESIPSWISENGVTNCCKNKNDGNLCFEYVENSQDPLELPPYFCLPARKIIEKSEKMCQLFSDCSGSDVHCIKPSVDNVTKAMRQKFIVLSRHRTGLRSTSSSVPVSLKG; encoded by the exons atgagtgCAGTTGACTTCTTGATAGTTATCGGATTTATTCAttgttctttattttttatcaacatccTATTTcgg tcaTGTCTGCACtatccatattttttattcatgaaaaatacCGGGCTTGAAATAAAGCCCTTCAGAATAGTTTGGTTCACTTCTTTTTTcaacagaaaaataataaaatggtcAATGGAAAAAACAAAACTGTTATCTCTGTGGTTCAATTTAGGCGTGATTATCAGTATAATTTTGCTACCAATCGCCTTGGGAGTGTTGATCAAGATGACATTGTCTAATTTTGTGAATAAATCAACTGGAGATACAGCTGATGTCAACTGGCAGTTAGAACCCatg atCCCTGGAATTAATGTACCAGTGTCTGACATCCAGTACTACATAATAACCCTAGGAATTTGCAGCCTGTTCCATGAGCTAGGTCACGCTGTCGCAGCATCTCATGAAAACGTCCAGATCTACGGAGTTGGTTTTATCTTGGCATTGGTTCTGCCAATTGCGTATGTCTCGATAAACCAAGAGCAGTTGAAGTCGCTTAAAGTACCAGGTCAGTTGAGGATTCTTTGTGCTGGAGTGTGGCACAATATTGTCCTGGCTGCTGTAGCGGCTGCTATTTTTTACTTGAACTCGTGGATTTGGATCCCTCTGTTTGTTTCAAATTCTGGAGTTTTTGTAACATCGATTGCGATG aattCACCGCTACTGGGAGCAAGAGGCTTAGAAGctcgaaatattatttttaaaataaataattgcgaagttaaaaataatgatgacTGGTATAATTGTTTACTGCAGACAATTAAAGAACCAACACCTGGATATTGTGTTAAGCAAAATATTATCGAA gAAAACGATGAATCAATTCCATCATGGATATCCGAAAATGGGGTAACAAATtgctgtaaaaataaaaacgatgGAAATTTATGTTTTGAGTATGTTGAAAATTCGCAAGATCCTTTAGAATTGCCACCATATTTTTGTTTACCagctagaaaaataattgaaaaatctgaaaaaatgtGTCAATTATTTTCTGACTGTTCAGGATCAGATGTTCATTGTATCAAACCTTCTGTTGACAATGTAACAAAA GCCATGCGGCAGAAATTTATCGTACTGTCGAGACATCGAACTGGACTCCGAAGTACCAGCTCTTCAGTCCCAGTCTCCCTGAAGGGCTAG
- the LOC123271252 gene encoding membrane-bound transcription factor site-2 protease isoform X1: protein MSAVDFLIVIGFIHCSLFFINILFRSCLHYPYFLFMKNTGLEIKPFRIVWFTSFFNRKIIKWSMEKTKLLSLWFNLGVIISIILLPIALGVLIKMTLSNFVNKSTGDTADVNWQLEPMIPGINVPVSDIQYYIITLGICSLFHELGHAVAASHENVQIYGVGFILALVLPIAYVSINQEQLKSLKVPGQLRILCAGVWHNIVLAAVAAAIFYLNSWIWIPLFVSNSGVFVTSIAMNSPLLGARGLEARNIIFKINNCEVKNNDDWYNCLLQTIKEPTPGYCVKQNIIEENDESIPSWISENGVTNCCKNKNDGNLCFEYVENSQDPLELPPYFCLPARKIIEKSEKMCQLFSDCSGSDVHCIKPSVDNVTKIVKLSTHKGNVLFLGHAAEIYRTVETSNWTPKYQLFSPSLPEGLETLCKYVTVLSLGLAVINIIPCFFFDGQYIIESLVQSTLRSIVRQKSARNSIALIITCSGSVVFIINLIVALTKMY, encoded by the exons atgagtgCAGTTGACTTCTTGATAGTTATCGGATTTATTCAttgttctttattttttatcaacatccTATTTcgg tcaTGTCTGCACtatccatattttttattcatgaaaaatacCGGGCTTGAAATAAAGCCCTTCAGAATAGTTTGGTTCACTTCTTTTTTcaacagaaaaataataaaatggtcAATGGAAAAAACAAAACTGTTATCTCTGTGGTTCAATTTAGGCGTGATTATCAGTATAATTTTGCTACCAATCGCCTTGGGAGTGTTGATCAAGATGACATTGTCTAATTTTGTGAATAAATCAACTGGAGATACAGCTGATGTCAACTGGCAGTTAGAACCCatg atCCCTGGAATTAATGTACCAGTGTCTGACATCCAGTACTACATAATAACCCTAGGAATTTGCAGCCTGTTCCATGAGCTAGGTCACGCTGTCGCAGCATCTCATGAAAACGTCCAGATCTACGGAGTTGGTTTTATCTTGGCATTGGTTCTGCCAATTGCGTATGTCTCGATAAACCAAGAGCAGTTGAAGTCGCTTAAAGTACCAGGTCAGTTGAGGATTCTTTGTGCTGGAGTGTGGCACAATATTGTCCTGGCTGCTGTAGCGGCTGCTATTTTTTACTTGAACTCGTGGATTTGGATCCCTCTGTTTGTTTCAAATTCTGGAGTTTTTGTAACATCGATTGCGATG aattCACCGCTACTGGGAGCAAGAGGCTTAGAAGctcgaaatattatttttaaaataaataattgcgaagttaaaaataatgatgacTGGTATAATTGTTTACTGCAGACAATTAAAGAACCAACACCTGGATATTGTGTTAAGCAAAATATTATCGAA gAAAACGATGAATCAATTCCATCATGGATATCCGAAAATGGGGTAACAAATtgctgtaaaaataaaaacgatgGAAATTTATGTTTTGAGTATGTTGAAAATTCGCAAGATCCTTTAGAATTGCCACCATATTTTTGTTTACCagctagaaaaataattgaaaaatctgaaaaaatgtGTCAATTATTTTCTGACTGTTCAGGATCAGATGTTCATTGTATCAAACCTTCTGTTGACAATGTAACAAAA ATTGTAAAGTTATCAACGCATAAAGGAAATGTCTTGTTTCTAGGCCATGCGGCAGAAATTTATCGTACTGTCGAGACATCGAACTGGACTCCGAAGTACCAGCTCTTCAGTCCCAGTCTCCCTGAAGGGCTAGAAACACTCTGCAAGTACGTGACCGTACTGTCCTTAGGCCTCGCTGTGATAAACATAATcccttgtttttttttcgacgGTCAATACATAATCGAATCTCTTGTTCAAAGCACTCTCAGGTCGATAGTCAGACAAAAAAGCGCACGAAATTCAATCGCTTTGATTATTACGTGCTCTGGAAGTGTtgttttcataattaatttgattgtcGCTTTAACCAAAATGTACTGA
- the LOC123271271 gene encoding LYR motif-containing protein 2 produces the protein MFCSKFCTKKFQEKLSINLVSMLNKISSSSMNLKQFLVRQQVITLYRNILRTIRKIPAKEDQNYFLDWARSEFKANKSITDEFAIKSLIVHGENSMKELEKNLNYSKARNNQSD, from the exons atgttttgcTCCAAGTTttgcacaaaaaaatttcaagaaaaactttcaattaatttagtatcaatgttaaataaaatatctagtTCTTCTATGAACCTCAAACAA TTTTTAGTCCGACAGCAAGTAATAACACTCTACAGGAATATTTTAAGGACTATCAGAAAAATACCTGCAAAAGAAgaccaaaattattttcttgactgGGCCAGATCCGAGTTCAAAGCTAATAAAAGTATAACTGATGAg tttgcaATAAAGTCTCTGATAGTCCACGGAGAAAATTCGATGAAGGagctggaaaaaaatttaaactattcgaa AGCACGTAATAATCAAAGCGATTGA